From the genome of Longimicrobium sp.:
TCCGCCGCCCCCGGCGAAGATGAACTCGAAGCGCTCTGGAAAACGTACTACGCCAGCACCTTCAACCCCGGCCGCCTGCGCCCCGGCGCCATGCGCGCCGAAATGCCGCTGCGCTACTGGAAGAACCTTCCCGAAGCCCCCCTGATCGCGCCCCTCCTGCACGACGCCCCCGCCCGCGTCCGCCGCATGATCGAGCAGCGCTCCGAAGAACTCAAGCGCCCTCCACGCCGCCAAACCCCCGCCGTACAAGTGGTATCGGGTCCCGAGGTCCAGCCCCCCGCGGACGATTCATAACCATCCTGCCTACGCGCACGTCCCGGGGGTGAACCCGCGGCTGGAACAGCGGAAAGCCCCGGCACAGGCCGCTAGCGCCTCCCGTTCGGGGCTTCACCTGCACGCTCAGCGCATCTGTCGTAGCGCGCCTGTCATCCCGAGGAGCGGCCACGGGAACCCTGCCGGTCCGCTGAACTCCGCAGCGACCGAGGGGCGCGCCACACAACCTTCCCAACACGAAAACCATCCAGTCCGAGAAGCCCGCGCAAGGCCCGGCTTCACCCGCGCTTTACTCGTCGTGCACGGCCTCGATCCGACGTACCGCGCGGTACATCCCGAACGCGTGAAGGTCTTCCGGGTGATAGACATGTGGCCCGTGGTGCTCAGTCAGCACGATCAACCAGCCCCGCCACTTGACGAGGAATGCGGAGTTGTAGAACAGCACCGTCCCGTCATGGTGCTGCAGGTGGACGGCGTGGCGGAGCCGGGGGTCATCCGCACGCAGGTTCGCGTCCAGAGCCGCAGCCCTGCTCTTGGCATCCTTGTAGCTGGCTGTCGTTTTCACATGACGCTCCCCAGTGAACCGCGTCGCTCACCCCTACTTCCCGTCCCCTCTGATCCGCCCTAGAACCGCGGTACTTCAAGCGGCCTCCGCGTCGCCCATCAGATACCTGAGCGACGGAGGCTCGGACGGCTCACTCGACCGCGGGCGGCTCATGATCAATACAATGTCGCCGTACCTGCTCCCCGATAAGCCATCCAATTCGTGCTCGATATCGACGCCCTGCCCTAGTTTGCTGGTCCAGTAGCCGGACTCCAGCTGGCGGGCGACATGGGTCCATTCGTTGTCCGCCGCAAAGATCGCCACCTTCTCGAGGCCGGGTACCAACTCCGCGTCGGACGCTACGACGTAACCCATCAGTTGGAAAACGGATTCGAGAGCCTTGACCGACCAGCCGATCTTGGCGGCTTCCGGCCACCATGAAAACTCGATCGGCGCCCACCACCGGCTATCCTGTCCCGCGGCCCAAGCAACGCAGTTGTATTTGCGTGACTCAGGGCTAGTAACTTGGAAGTGACCATTCCCGAGCCGTGGATACTTCGCGCGAAGCCAGTCATCCATTGAGGTATCCTCGCTCACGCCCCCAATTCAGCCAGTGTTCCGTCACGCGAGGGATGTCGCCCCGATCTGCGTGTGGGACGGGATTCTCATTGGTGATCGCATGCAGAGCCCAGAACCAGAACGAACCGGTTTCCTCCAGATCCTGGAACAACAGGGGCAATACGGGTGGCCCGAAGCCGATTATCTCCTGATATGCCGGATGC
Proteins encoded in this window:
- a CDS encoding DUF7689 domain-containing protein, whose product is MDDWLRAKYPRLGNGHFQVTSPESRKYNCVAWAAGQDSRWWAPIEFSWWPEAAKIGWSVKALESVFQLMGYVVASDAELVPGLEKVAIFAADNEWTHVARQLESGYWTSKLGQGVDIEHELDGLSGSRYGDIVLIMSRPRSSEPSEPPSLRYLMGDAEAA